The nucleotide window CCGTCATTTTCCTACGAGAAAATTTTCTCGGGaggcaaaaagaagaagaaaaaagggcaTTACTGTAGCCATTGTCGACGAGGTAATTGAAGGTGTGGCCATCGCAGTTGTAAGTGAACTTGTTGTTGGTAGCGGGAAGCTTCTGGAGGCACTGAAACGCTATGGAGTTGAAATTGCCGCTGAATTCCGTGTACTCTGCCAGAATCACAGTGCCTCGTGCTACGAACGCGTAGATCAGCGACTTCTGCCCCATTTGATTTGAGCCTTCCCCTGAGACCACCTGCTTTGCTTAGCTTTTGGTTTCAGAGAGAGGAACAGAGGTTttgtattttccttctttttttttctccttttgattttgttttggatttttgggttttgtttgtgtgaagcgctctttctctctctctgatctGTCAAGCGCCTTCTTCCACactggttttgttttggctctttttgggagagagagagagataaaaggGAAAGTTGGGGGGTTTAATGAGGTTTAAAAAGTAGAAAGAGAAGTATGCAAGAAGAAATGTGAGGTTTGAATCTGATTAAGGATTTTAaactagagagagaggggattTTGGGGAAAGATTTTTGTGAGGTCGGACTTATCTGTGATTCATAAGCtctactttatttttattttctttcttaaataTGCTAATTATCATATGAAAAATTAGATTCCATCATAGAAGTAAATTTCTACTGTACATCTGTTTGTTTTTATCATGAATGCATAAATTATGGTTGTTGATTAGATAAAGTTCTATAAGAATGTGCAATTGTAATTCACAACATGACATTGTGAATATATCACATGTTCAATAAACAATCATCCATTTTTGCAGATGTGGGTTTGATCAGGGCAATAAGCCCGACTCTTGTACCTAAGTTTAAAATTTCCTCTTTGGATTAgattaatttcttcttctatgaAGATAGATAAATAGGTAAACTCGTATTTGAAtatgtagtttcaattttcaatatagCAACGTAATGTGTAAACATTTGGCATACCGCAATGGATCATGTATCTtagaatataatattttttgtagttggaaaatataatattttattaaaaattcataagATGTAGCATttatatgaatatttgtgAAAATGAGTGTGATAATATTTGATTGAAGAGtttgatttttcaattattataacTTTGGGTTCAGATTTTGCATGTAATCAGCCACCAATTAGAGGAGCAACATATGAGATGATACCCAAATCTTATGGaacagataaaaaaaaaaaaaacaacagaaaataGTAAAATTTTAGGGATAAAGTCATATGTTTCCTACGCGTGGCATAGTTTAGGTGCTCTTGTAAAAACTACTTTCCTACTTGCGTTGTATGGAATAACAATactttactcttttttttaaatatgaaaaagaaacgtaaaaataaataataaaaagagataaagcaTCAACTTGCCCTACCCGCAACGTCACCAACCACTCAGAGTCTCATACCCAcagaagaaaggaaagaagaaaatacaaaaaggaataaagagtttcattttcttctatcattttctcaaaacagaaataaataaaaaagggttcTCCttgtgatatatattttttggagGACTTTTTCTATTAAGATGagcgataatatactaaattcaCATACACTACACGAATACTAGAACTCGAACCAAAGATCTTTTCTGAAGGAGCAGTAGCTCCAAATTACTACACTAATAAGTACTCTGCCACAAATAAGCGACTTAAGCAAAAAACTGgccaaattttatattttttttggggtcattGCATCCTTTTTCAAACACTGCAATTAGAATAATATTTGGTAAAGCAAAAAAAGGGAAGACAGAATTCATCCCTTGCTTTTGTACTGGGAGCTGATATAATATTTCATATAAGAGCCTTGCTCCAAGCCGCtagaggaaaaaaataaagcctTCCTTCTAACatatagagatatttagtcatatatccattcttagcactaatagcactaataatataataaaccctacaccatttaatttctataaacaaatccaaacaaaaaaattgacagctAGCCttgttgaatttaattttgattattaaattatttgatACCCTATTGaatgttttgggtatttttatgaagtTTTAGAGTTagacttgttttaagaaattaatggcagttttataatttataagaagttaaaagcctttttgttatgttgtaaatgagctttgggtgtgtttctaaagtccatttcatataagtttttttttaaaaaattaataatttaaaccccctatattgggtataatagtgaatctccctaaaaTATACATCCCTGAAGATGTATTTTCTATATAGCATGGTACATTTCAGAAATATATTAAACATGAGCAGGGCAAGATGGAAGAATTAAATAATCATCCATGTGGTCTCCGACGCTACCATAAACAGGTGCAATAAGCTGCAAAACATCAGAATAATTGGAATATCAGGACAGCCAAAATCCATTTTCCAAGATTTGCTCAAACACAACTAACAGGTGCTTGCTTGTTTCATGCGGGAGGCGTATTGCCAATCGTCACAGCTTGCTTAGTTCTTAAAGGTGGCAGCTTAGGTAGCACCCATGCCGGAGAACTGCTGAGCCATAGTGCTTCACCAGTTTCTTTGTGTTTAAAGTCCGGACCTTTTTTGTTCCTCTGTGAGAATTAAAAAAGTAGCAAGGCAACAAATTAATTACAGAAATAATTCTTTTTGGGGGGAGGGGGAAGGGAAGGTAGCGTAAAAAACAGATCAAATTCAACAGATTACCTTTTCCAATCTATTATCCCACCATTTACCCGGGTTTTCCACCAAGTCCTTCCAGGACTCATCACCTGAATTGAGGGGGATTAAAAAAGCAGATATCTGATTGAATAGGTTATGAAAAATCCACAACCCTTCACTGCCTTAAACAGTGGCATAAAATGATAGCAGAGTACAAGTTGGACAGATAGTGCGGCGTAGTTTATGACAAACTTGTGCAGGCTCACCTCTACTCTCCTTTGCTTGTTTTGACTTCTGAATTTGAACATCAAACTCCATGCCTTCAAGTTCTGACAAAACCGGCTGTGGTGCCTTGTTAAGCCAGAGTGCATGACTACCATCCTTGCTCTTGAAATCAGGGTGGTTCGGGTTTACCTGTAAAGGAAACAATTATGTCATAGCTTTTACCAGCAAATCAGTCTGATATCAAAGGCATTTGAATGAATCATCACCAATCCATTGAGCTTGGGTTTGCGGTAATCCCGCCACTGTTTTGGATTATCAAGAAGGTCTCTCCAAGGACCTAACGTAGAATCCCCATCTTTCTTCAAGCTGGCTGAAAAACAAGTCAGTCCTTTCTCATCAGTAACAAgattaaaagtaataaaaacaCTCTAAACATATAATTTATCAAGTAAACCAAGCATTATAAAATGACATGTGGAATTTTGGTGTCAAGCAATTACTTTCACAACTATCTGATATAGGTTTCTGATCAAATGTTGTGGAATCTAACTTATTTCGGATCCATTCAGGAGTTGAGTCGTCAATCCGAAGTACTTCGCCATTATTCTTCCGTTCAAATGCTGCAGCCTTCGGATTATCCTGCGCACAAATTATAATGAATTATACTTAATTGTTTAACATATCAAAGGATCAACATCcccatttatttaaaacacaaatggtactaaagaaaaaaaatcaattgaaataACCCATATAAAAATTGCTACCTCTTTCAACCTGATGTCCCACCACTCATGAGGCTTGGCAAGGAGATCTTTCCATGTGAGGAGATTTTTCCATGATTTCTCCACGTCCTCCTTTACACCCGCTGCTACTATAAAAGTATGTATGAAAATTGTTAGAGGTTGTTAAATGGTAACTAGGGTATCATTTTTAGTTTGACTTCAATGACCGTTAAGTCCACTGTATTATTGATGCTGAACCAAAAACATAATTTTCCACATAGTAAAGAAGTCATATTAtcttaaattataaattcaaaataactaGAAGAGAGATATTCTAGTAGGAATTCAAAATGTGCAATAGATTAGTATGCTGAAGAAATCTTAAATAGGAAACCAAGGAACCAAGCTTGTGACAGTCAAGAGACTCAAAAAGGTGATGATAACCTAACAAACTTAATAAACTCAACCTCAGAAATTTATCAATAACACATTTGGCAGTGCTATTGCTTTCCGTGTTCACAAGAATTCGGTGGACATCCAATTTCGCACAAACCTAGAATGTTTCACTGTATTGAAAGCTATTCTCAAACTGACTGTCGTGGTCCCAAATGAAAATGAGCTAAACCAAGTTTTTGAGGAAGTTCAGTTAGGGTCAGATTGGAAATTACACAACCAAATACGCTGGTTGGATTTCAGTTTCTGTAGTACCTACCAATCCAAGCAAAGCTGAATGTCTAATGTAAACAGTTTATGAAAATCTAGAACAACAGTTTACTATGgtaaaacataaaaactcACAAACTACACAGCACTCCATACTAACTCCTAATTACCCCCAAACCTTGTAGCACAAAGGTATTTCTCCAACATTCTTATAATTGAGAATTCTTGATAGCATCTTCTAATGAAGTAGATAGCACCTCCAAAGGTGAGGAGGGATTTAGGTGTGAACATTAGACTTTTTAACGGAGACAAGAAAAATTGGAAGTAGAAAGAGTAAAATGAGGAAGGCATAAGAAAAATGCATACGACCACATCCACAAACAACATACAAAGTTGCAAACATGCCAGCATAAAAGGAACAGGTATAAACTCTTTCAACAGATATAAACATTATATTTCAAATCAAAGTAATCACTAATTGAATGTTGTAAATCACAAATGCATGCTACAtctgaaatataaatataaaaggcCAACGGAAGTATGGATTaatgaaatcaaattcatgCATTCTAGTGGCAATGTTTTCAGCATGTCAAATCCCCCAGGGTTCAACAATACATAGGAAAGGTAGCACTTGATCCTTGAGTGCATGATGACCATCCAAGTACTATAAGGTGACAAAACAGGCTGAGAATCACTTAAAAGAATTTACCTGTGTGATCAATGgtcttttcttcttgtctGTCATCTTTAGAGCTTTTTTTCGTTTGAGAAGATTCTTCGACAAAGTAAAGAGTATGCACCATAACCTAATGTTCGATACATGTCAGTACAAACCAATAAAAAGAAACGACAGGAAAGAGATAAAATACTGAGCAAAATTTTTCTACCTGCCACATTTGCTAAAACGAAGTATGAAATCACAGTAATATTGGCTTCTAACCATGTGACATAAGCCTCAGAATTACAAGCAGCAAGACCGAAACTACGAAAACTGcagaattaaaataaactcaaCCATACTAACAAATTGCTCAATGCAAGTTTGAGTTAAGGCAACATTGGCTTCTTTTGATACAGAGATGCCCCGAGATTACAGAGTCGCCAATATAAAAGACATCCAGTTAATTACATCAGGAAACAAAGTGATAGCACAGATGTCAATCCAAACTCAACACTTACATTATCTAAGTGAAATTACTTGTACCCACATTTCTAGCAACCACAGAAACTGGAAATTCACCTTAAAACTAGATGTTACCTGAAGAGGGGTCTGGCCCTTACTAGCATTTAGATGAAGCAAATCCGACCTCAAACTTCCAGCTACAAACACAAAGTCATTCTCTTTCAAATGCAAACTGGCAATATGAGCCAAGTCACCCTCAAATATTATGGGCATCCTGGAAATAACAAAACCCAACGCAAAATCAAAACCTCCTACAAAAtgacaacaaaagaaacaaacaaaagtaattaaaatCAACAATACTTTAGAGAATGAgacgaagatgaagaagaggagagaatGGTGGCAGCCCAAACGTTCCCATCGGGGGTAGCTTGGGATTGAAGAGGGGTATGCACGTGACCAATGAGGCGCACTGAATTGGCAACCTTCGGCTGGAACGGGACTTCGACCGGCCTCGGCCAATCGACCTTTGGCGGTGGTTGTTGTGGTGGTTCGGAAGGAGGAGGTTTAGTGATGGTTTtagtgttttgggttttgggtttagtTTTTCCAGTGGTGGTGGCGTAGTGAGATTGCAGAAGCTGTAGGGGACGCAAGAGAATAAggcgttttttttttgttattgctCTGCATATTGAATTCATGGCCAAAATCACCCTTCGGGTTCTTTGTCCTGCGCTTCTGGGGTTTTAGGGACGGAGACTGGAGAGGACCAAGGTAGCCGTATGCTTTTGTGATTGGTACCGTGCGATACGCTTTTTAAGCAAACACAGCATAGTTTAGGGGAACATCCGTAAATAGGACCGATATACCTAAGCCTTTTGCCAAAGTATCACAACTTGGCACATACGGGTCCAGTTAGACAAGAAATTGTGTCTGCCTATTACATTCAAATTCGATCTCCCTTTTGTATATCAAAATTTAAGAGGAGGGATTCAAACTTGGGCCAACTGTCGTGATTAGCTAGTTTAATCCATTAACGTGTTACAACTTAAAATTCAAAGCAAAAGAATCAAAGCAGAGTATGGTTTTTGAAACAGTCCAAggaaataattgaaaatttt belongs to Prunus persica cultivar Lovell chromosome G4, Prunus_persica_NCBIv2, whole genome shotgun sequence and includes:
- the LOC18779541 gene encoding protein OSB4, chloroplastic isoform X2; the protein is MNSICRAITKKKRLILLRPLQLLQSHYATTTGKTKPKTQNTKTITKPPPSEPPQQPPPKVDWPRPVEVPFQPKVANSVRLIGHVHTPLQSQATPDGNVWAATILSSSSSSSHSLKMPIIFEGDLAHIASLHLKENDFVFVAGSLRSDLLHLNASKGQTPLQVMVHTLYFVEESSQTKKSSKDDRQEEKTIDHTAAGVKEDVEKSWKNLLTWKDLLAKPHEWWDIRLKEDNPKAAAFERKNNGEVLRIDDSTPEWIRNKLDSTTFDQKPISDSCETSLKKDGDSTLGPWRDLLDNPKQWRDYRKPKLNGLVNPNHPDFKSKDGSHALWLNKAPQPVLSELEGMEFDVQIQKSKQAKESRGDESWKDLVENPGKWWDNRLEKRNKKGPDFKHKETGEALWLSSSPAWVLPKLPPLRTKQAVTIGNTPPA
- the LOC18779541 gene encoding protein OSB4, chloroplastic isoform X3, with the translated sequence MNSICRAITKKKRLILLRPLQLLQSHYATTTGKTKPKTQNTKTITKPPPSEPPQQPPPKVDWPRPVEVPFQPKVANSVRLIGHVHTPLQSQATPDGNVWAATILSSSSSSSHSLKMPIIFEGDLAHIASLHLKENDFVFVAGSLRSDLLHLNASKGQTPLQVMVHTLYFVEESSQTKKSSKDDRQEEKTIDHTAGVKEDVEKSWKNLLTWKDLLAKPHEWWDIRLKEDNPKAAAFERKNNGEVLRIDDSTPEWIRNKLDSTTFDQKPISDSCETSLKKDGDSTLGPWRDLLDNPKQWRDYRKPKLNGLVNPNHPDFKSKDGSHALWLNKAPQPVLSELEGMEFDVQIQKSKQAKESRGDESWKDLVENPGKWWDNRLEKRNKKGPDFKHKETGEALWLSSSPAWVLPKLPPLRTKQAVTIGNTPPA
- the LOC18779541 gene encoding protein OSB4, chloroplastic isoform X1; translation: MNSICRAITKKKRLILLRPLQLLQSHYATTTGKTKPKTQNTKTITKPPPSEPPQQPPPKVDWPRPVEVPFQPKVANSVRLIGHVHTPLQSQATPDGNVWAATILSSSSSSSHSLKMPIIFEGDLAHIASLHLKENDFVFVAGSLRSDLLHLNASKGQTPLQVMVHTLYFVEESSQTKKSSKDDRQEEKTIDHTVAAGVKEDVEKSWKNLLTWKDLLAKPHEWWDIRLKEDNPKAAAFERKNNGEVLRIDDSTPEWIRNKLDSTTFDQKPISDSCETSLKKDGDSTLGPWRDLLDNPKQWRDYRKPKLNGLVNPNHPDFKSKDGSHALWLNKAPQPVLSELEGMEFDVQIQKSKQAKESRGDESWKDLVENPGKWWDNRLEKRNKKGPDFKHKETGEALWLSSSPAWVLPKLPPLRTKQAVTIGNTPPA